From the genome of Streptomyces sp. JH34:
AGACCGGTTCGCAGGTCTCCCGTGACCTGCGGCTCGGGACGCAGGCCCGCCTACGAGAACTGATCCGCGACCACGGCCACCAGATCGAGGCCTTCTCGGCCCACGACCCGTGGGAGTTCGCCCGCTACGCCCGATGACGTCACACAGGCTGGTCCGTGGGAAGTGAGACGCGATGATGACGATCTCCCGTGGCCTGCATTCCCGGTGCGCGGAGGATCGAGGACCGCGAGGTACTGGCCGCGTGTTCGTGGCGTCGAGCTGTACGTGCCAGCAGCTGTCATCGACCTCCGGACCTCCGGTGCCACGGCTCACCGCCGGTTCCCGAGTGGTCTTACGAGCTGGTGCGATGCGGGTGACGTGTTCTTGCTGGTGGGTGTCATGATCCGGATGTGGCGATCCTGGTCAGTCGGATGGTTCTCGCGCATCAGGTGTTCATAGAGGTCTCGCGGGGGTGCCCCTATGTCTTTGGTCAGGATCAGGTTGGCGAGGGTGACCCCCGCGGAGCTCGCCGAGTCCCTGCGGGATGCGGTTGACGACCTCTCGGTGAAGATCGCTCCTTCTGCGTGTGGGTGTGGTGGCCGGGTGTTCTTCGTGCTGGTCAACGCGTCCGGGGCGGTGCCGTGATTTTGCATGCCGACGTGACGGAACCGTGGTCGCGCGGCAGCCGTGACGGCTGCCGCGCGACCACGGTCCGGTCAGGGCCCGATGACGTTGATCGTGTGGTTGATCGAAGTCACCGGCACAATTATCTTTTTCATGCCGAGCAGCCGGGAGTCGGTGCTCCCCGTGGTCCAGCACCAGTCGAATGCCCGGTCCGGAAGTTGGGTGGAGAATTCGCCACCCCAACTCAGACTTCTGTCCTGATTCTCCGCGAAAAAGAAGTACTTCGCGCCGTTGACCGGGCCAGAACGCACCTTCAAATCTGTGTGCGGAGTGACCATGAACCATCCGATCTTCGACCACGGGTCGCCCTCCGACGCGCAGTCGCTGTTCGAGTAGGCGTAAGCGAACCAAACAGTCTTCGACGTGCTGTTCTGGAAGTAGAGTCCCACGGTCATCCCTCCTGCGGCGTGGGGTCGTCACCGCGCCTGTCGTCGTCGGCGTGGTCGCTCTCCACGCCGGGACGGTGGTCCTCACCGCTGGAGACCTCCGCCGTCCGATCCATCGGGACCGCCTCGCCCGTCCGGTCCGGACCGCGTGATTGCCGATTTTCGGCCGCTTCGTCCGCCGTCCAGG
Proteins encoded in this window:
- a CDS encoding DUF1036 domain-containing protein, whose protein sequence is MGLYFQNSTSKTVWFAYAYSNSDCASEGDPWSKIGWFMVTPHTDLKVRSGPVNGAKYFFFAENQDRSLSWGGEFSTQLPDRAFDWCWTTGSTDSRLLGMKKIIVPVTSINHTINVIGP